AGCAGGCCTAAGTGGAACGGAAGCGGTAATGGCAGCATTTGAAGAAAATAAAAATGATCAGTCTCGCGTCAGCGGAAACTAATGGATTGGGAGGTAGCAGAAGATGGGAAAACCAACAGGATTTTTAGATTATAATCGCGAGCTTCCAGCAGACCGTGATCCACTTGAGCGCATCAAGGACTGGCAGGAATTTCATGAATATTTTAATGAAGATAAATTGAAAGAACAGGGCGCTCGTTGTATGGATTGCGGAATCCCGTTCTGTCATACAGGTGCTATGATTGGCGGTATGGCATCAGGATGTCCAGTGAACAACTTAATCCCTGATTGGAACGATCTTGTTTACAAGGGATTATGGCATGAAGCCTTTGAACGTTTAATGAAAACGAATAACTTCCCAGAATTCACTGGAAGGGTATGCCCAGCTCCTTGCGAAGGGGCATGTACAGCAGGTTTTAATGGAGACCCTGTAACGATTAAGAATACGGAGTACTCGATTATCGAGAAGGCATACGAAGAAGGCTGGATGGCACCGAACCCTCCGGCAATGCGCACTGGGAAAAAAGTTGCTGTGGTCGGTTCAGGGCCAGCAGGACTTGCGTGTGCGGATCAATTGAACAAGGCAGGCCATACAGTAACCGTATATGAGCGTGCGGATCGTATCGGTGGTCTAATGATGTACGGTATTCCAAACATGAAACTTGACAAAAAGTATATCAAGCGCCGAGTTGATCTAATGACAGCAGAGGGTATTACGTTTGTCACGAACACAGAGATTGGGAAAGACATACCAGCGCAAAAGCTTAAAGAAGATTTTGATGCGGTAGTGTTATGTGGTGGAGCTACAAAACCTAGAGATTTACAAGCAGAGGGCCGAGAAATGAAAGGCATCCATTTTGCCATGGAGTTCCTACATGCGAACACGAAGAGCTTATTAGATTCAAGCTTAGAAGATGGCAATTATATCTCAGCAAAGGGTAAAGATGTGATTGTCATTGGTGGTGGAGACACAGGTACTGACTGTGTAGGAACATCGATACGCCACGGCTGCAATAGCGTTGTTCAACTAGAGATTATGCCAATGCCTCCGCAAGAGAGAGCAGCGAATAATCCATGGCCTCAGTTCCCAAAGGTATATAAGATGGACTATGGTCAAGAGGAAGCAAAGGAACTGTATGGAAGTGACCCACGTAAATATTGCATCATGACGAAGAAGTTTGTCGGTGATGAGAATGGTAACGTGAAAGAGTTACACACAGTGGAAATTGAATGGAAGAAAGATGAACAAGGCAGGTTTTCGCCAGTAGAAGTAGCAGGCTCTGAGAAGGTATGGCCGGCACAATTAGTATTACTTGCAATGGGTTTCCTAGGGCCAGAGGAAACAGCAATCGACCAATTAGGTGTAGAGAAGGATTCTCGTACCAACGTGAAGACGGCAGAAGGTAAATATGCAACGAATGTTCCAGGAGTATTCTCGGCAGGGGATATGCGCCGCGGACAAAGCCTTGTGGTTTGGGCGATTAGCGAAGGCCGTGGAGCAGCTAAGGAATGTGACTATTATCTCGCGGGATTGTAGGATTAATGAAAGAAATATAAAATCTTAGAATCAAACATGATCAGTAAAAGGATTGAAGCTATGGACCGTTATGGAGAGAACTCCTAACGGTCTTTTTTGTTGTGAAAAGAAAGAATGAGAAATTGATTTCAAAAACCAGGAATAGTATGATAATGAGTAGAACAAATAAAGATAGAATTTTCAAACAAGTAATACACTAAGTTGCCTGGAGGGGATCTTGGAAATGAAGTATACTGACGTGTTAGTGCAAGCGAAGGAAGTTGTTTCACAGTATTGTCGTGTGTGTAAGGACTGTAATGGGAAGGTTTGTACTGGGGAAGTTCCCGGTGTAGGTGGAAAAGCGACAGGTTCTGCTTTTACAAGAAGTCGTGAAAAATTAAATGAAGTGAAAGTAAATTTAGATACAATTGTAGAAGAGAAGCCAATTGATATGAGCGTCGAGTTATTTGGCAAACAGTTCAAATACCCAGTGTTTGCAGCACCGATTGGCGCAGTAGCATTAAATTATGGTGCACATATGGATGATTACACGTATACCCAAGCAATCGTTAAGGGCTGTCAAGAGGCAGGAGTTGCAGGGTTTACAGGCGATGGAGTTAAGGAAGAGTTCTACGATTTGCCGCTTAAAGTGATTGGAGAAAACGGCGGACACGGAATTCCAACGATCAAACCGTGGAAGAAGGAAGAGATCCTAGCGAAGATTAAAAAAGCAGAAGCAAATGGTGCAATGGCTGTGGCAATGGATATTGATGCTGCAGGGTTAGTGACGCTAGCATTATTAGGGAAACCAGTGGGAACGAAATCTGTAAAAGACTTGCAGGAGTTAATATCCGCAACGAAGTTACCTGTAATCTTAAAAGGTGTTATGACGGTAGCTGGCGCGAAGAAAGCAATGGAAGCAGGAGCATACGGCATTGTAGTATCTAATCATGGCGGTCGTGTGCTTGATCATACACCAGCAACAATTGAAGTATTATCGGACATCGCGAAAGCAGTAAAAGGGAAGTTGAAGATTTTCGTTGATGGTGGGTTTAGAAGTGGGATTGATGTATTCAAGGCATTAGCCCTTGGAGCAGATGCTGTGTTAATTGGACGTCCGTATGTATTAGCTGCTTATGGTGGCGGTTCTGAAGGCGTGAAAGTTTATACGGAGAAAATTGGGCAAGAACTTATGGAGACAATGATTATGACGGGTTGTCATACATTGAAGGACATAAATGAAGATTGCGTATTTCTAAGCAAGTAGTTGAGCTGAAATCTTAGGTGCATAAATAGCATCTAAGATTTTTTTACACTATCAGAATTAATAATAAATTAATGTTGATAGTATAAGTGCAACTAAGGCATTCTCTTCGCCAGTAGGCTTGGCGAATGCCAAGTTTTCTTTATATATGTGTTATTCGTTTGTCTAAGATTGCGGTATATCTTGAAAAGTAGATAGGGTATTTTTGCTTAGGGTATTTTTGCTGTTAAGCTTGCAATAAACAATAACCTATATGATAATATGGAGAAAATATGTTGCTGGGGAGTAGACGTTGTGAGTAATAAACCTCTGGATATTCATGAAATCGACGGTCAATTAGAGTTTGTGATTGAGCATTTAGAAGATAAAAGTAAAAAGAACAATAAAAAAGCGGCGAGCTACTATTTATATGAATCTACAATAGAGCGTATTAAAACATATGCGCAAAAATATAACATGAAAGAAAATCAGTTTATTGAAGAAGTAATGAACAAGCTAATGGATGAGATAGAGAACAAAGGTAATTCGGCAAAAGCACAAAATATACAGCCAATTAATAACCAGCCGCGACTGATGGCAGACCCACAGACAACATCATGGTCTAGAATCTTCTCAGGCAAGACGACGAGAGACCAAGAAGTCAACGACAATTCTATATCTTCAGAAAATATGGATGAAAATGTTGATGATAATATAGATAAGAAAACGGAAGAAAAGGCATTAAAACTTCCTGAGACAAGTGGTCCTGAGACAAAAACACCGAAGATAATAGACGCGCTGCAGTTAGCGGAATTAGAGGAAAAGATGTTAGAGTATATTTTCGACCAATATAAGCCTGATTATCGAATTTTATATCAGCGTTTCGAGAGTAAAATTGAAAAAGAATTAGACATAGAAGGAGAAGTAATTTTACAGATTGTACGCTCATTACATAGTAAGAAATATGTAACCCATTATACAGATTACAATTTGCTGGATATTAACAAAAAGATATTTGAAGAGAAG
The DNA window shown above is from Desulfuribacillus stibiiarsenatis and carries:
- a CDS encoding glutamate synthase subunit beta, which gives rise to MGKPTGFLDYNRELPADRDPLERIKDWQEFHEYFNEDKLKEQGARCMDCGIPFCHTGAMIGGMASGCPVNNLIPDWNDLVYKGLWHEAFERLMKTNNFPEFTGRVCPAPCEGACTAGFNGDPVTIKNTEYSIIEKAYEEGWMAPNPPAMRTGKKVAVVGSGPAGLACADQLNKAGHTVTVYERADRIGGLMMYGIPNMKLDKKYIKRRVDLMTAEGITFVTNTEIGKDIPAQKLKEDFDAVVLCGGATKPRDLQAEGREMKGIHFAMEFLHANTKSLLDSSLEDGNYISAKGKDVIVIGGGDTGTDCVGTSIRHGCNSVVQLEIMPMPPQERAANNPWPQFPKVYKMDYGQEEAKELYGSDPRKYCIMTKKFVGDENGNVKELHTVEIEWKKDEQGRFSPVEVAGSEKVWPAQLVLLAMGFLGPEETAIDQLGVEKDSRTNVKTAEGKYATNVPGVFSAGDMRRGQSLVVWAISEGRGAAKECDYYLAGL
- a CDS encoding alpha-hydroxy-acid oxidizing protein; translated protein: MKYTDVLVQAKEVVSQYCRVCKDCNGKVCTGEVPGVGGKATGSAFTRSREKLNEVKVNLDTIVEEKPIDMSVELFGKQFKYPVFAAPIGAVALNYGAHMDDYTYTQAIVKGCQEAGVAGFTGDGVKEEFYDLPLKVIGENGGHGIPTIKPWKKEEILAKIKKAEANGAMAVAMDIDAAGLVTLALLGKPVGTKSVKDLQELISATKLPVILKGVMTVAGAKKAMEAGAYGIVVSNHGGRVLDHTPATIEVLSDIAKAVKGKLKIFVDGGFRSGIDVFKALALGADAVLIGRPYVLAAYGGGSEGVKVYTEKIGQELMETMIMTGCHTLKDINEDCVFLSK